A window of the Oncorhynchus keta strain PuntledgeMale-10-30-2019 chromosome 21, Oket_V2, whole genome shotgun sequence genome harbors these coding sequences:
- the LOC118400285 gene encoding striatin-interacting protein 1 homolog isoform X1 has product MDVGGNGGGLIVNNKQRAMLPNKSRGEFVRNQRKDSEGFSESPDLEFEYADTDKWSAELSELYSYTEGPEFLLNRKCFEEEFRIHVSDDKWTELDVSQHRAHAMRLLDGLEVITREKRLKVARAILYMAQGTFAECSSEAEVQHWMRYNIFLLLDVGTFTALVELLNMEVDNSAACSSAVRKPAISLADSTDLRVLLNIMYLMVETIQQEDPADSPEWRATRETFKTELGSPLYNNEPISVMLFGMVTKFCSGHAPHFPMKKVLLLLWKSILFTLGGFEQLQNIKVRKREQLRLPPLPEDSIRVIRSMRAASPPASASDLIEQQQKRARREHKSLTKQDNLDAFNEKDPYKSDDPREDEDDNDDNDNSMEVEPFPMERDEVMPPPIPHPPSERVNFPKGLPWAPKVREKDIEHFLESSRSKFIGYTLGNDTDTVVGLPRPIHESIRTLKQHKYISIAEIQIAKEDEFQKTPLSGGEEDVEMCSTELLYQGILPSLPQYMIALLKILLAAAPTSKAKTDSINILADVLPEEMPTTVLQSMKLGVDVNRHKEIIVKAISAILLLLLKHFKLNHIYQFEYMAQHLVFANCIPLILKFFNQNIMSYITAKNGISVLDFPYCVVHDLPELTAESLEAGDINQFCWRNLFSCINLLRILNKLTKWKHSRTMMLVVFKSAPILKRALKVKQAMMQLYVLKLLKVQTKYLGRQWRKSNMKTMSAIYQKVRHRLNDDWAYGNADLDARPWDFQAEECALRANIERFNSRRYDNNQSNPDFLPVDNCLQSVLGQRVDLPEDFQMNYDLWLEREVFSKPISWEELLQ; this is encoded by the exons ATGGACGttggtggtaatggtggtggaTTGATTGTTAACAATAAACAGAGGGCTATGTTACCCAACAAAAGTAGGGGCGAATTTGTCCGTAATCAAAGAAAAGACTCGGAG GGCTTCTCTGAGTCTCCAGACCTCGAGTTTGAGTATGCAGATACAGACAAGTGGTCTGCTGAACTGTCAG AGCTATACAGTTACACTGAAGGACCAGAATTTCTTCTCAACAGAAAATGCTTTGAGGAGGAATTCCGAATTCATG TGTCTGATGATAAATGGACTGAGCTGGACGTGTCTCAACACAGAGCTCACGCCATGCGTCTACTGGACGGCCTGGAGGTGATCACCAGGGAGAAGAGGCTGAAGGTGGCCAGGGCCATCCTTTACATGGCTCAGG GGACATTTGCAGAGTGCAGCTCTGAGGCAGAAGTGCAGCACTGGATGAGGTACAACATCTTCCTGCTGCTGGATGTTGGCACCTTCACTGCTCTGGTGGAGCTGCTCAACATGGAGGTTGA TAACAGTGCTGCCTGTAGCAGTGCAGTCAGAAAGCCAGCAATCTCCTTGGCTGACAGCACAGACCTCAG GGTGCTGCTCAACATCATGTATCTGATGGTGGAGACCATCCAGCAGGAGGACCCAGCTGACTCACCTGAGTGGAGGGCCACCAGGGAGACCTTTAAAACAGAGCtgg gctcTCCTCTGTACAACAATGAGCCCATCTCTGTCATGCTTTTTGGCATGGTGACCAAGTTCTGCAGTGGCCACGCACCCCACTTCCCCATGAAGAAGGTTCTTCTGCTGCTGTGGAAGAGCATACTG TTCACCCTCGGGGGGTTTGAACAGCTCCAGAACATTAAGGTGCGTAAGCGAGAGCAGCTGCGCTTGCCCCCCCTCCCAGAGGACAGCATCCGGGTCATCAGGAGCATGAGGGCAGCATCGCCTCCAGCTTCTGCCTCTGACCTCATCGAACAGCAGCAAAAACGGGCACGTCGTGAACACAAG TCCCTGACAAAACAGGACAACCTGGATGCCTTCAATGAGAAGGACCCCTACAAGTCAGATGACCCTCGTGAAGATGAGGATGACAACGATGACAATGACAACTCCATGGAGGTGGAGCCTTTTCCCATGGAGCGGGATGAGGTCATGCCCCCGCCCATCCCACACCCCCCCTCAGAGAGGGTGAACTTCCCCAAGGGTCTGCCCTGGGCACCCAAAGTCAG GGAAAAGGACATAGAACATTTCCTGGAATCAAGTAGAAGCAAATTTATTGGCTATACGCTTGGAAA TGACACAGATACAGTTGTCGGCCTACCCAGACCCATCCATGAAAGCATCAGAAcattgaagcag CATAAGTACATCTCTATAGCTGAGATTCAGATTGCCAAGGAGGATGAGTTTCAGAAAACTCCATTGTCAGGG GGGGAAGAGGATGTGGAGATGTGCTCCACTGAGCTGCTATACCAGGGCATTCTTCCCAGCTTGCCTCAGTACATG ATTGCCCTGCTTAAGATCCTGCTGGCTGCAGCCCCCACCTCCAAGGCCAAGACAGACTCCATCAACATCCTGGCAGATGTGCTGCCTGAGGAGATGCC GACCACGGTGCTCCAGAGCATGAAGCTCGGTGTAGATGTTAACCGCCACAAGGAGATCATTGTTAAGGCCATCTCTGCCATCCTGCTGCTGCTTCTCAAACACTTCAAACTCAATCACATCTACCAG TTTGAGTACATGGCTCAGCACCTGGTGTTTGCCAACTGTATTCCTCTCATTCTCAAGTTCTTCAACCAGAACATCATGTCTTACATCACAGCCAAAAACGG TATTTCTGTGCTGGACTTCCCTTACTGTGTGGTGCATGACCTTCCGGAACTTACTGCAGAGAGTTTG GAGGCTGGAGACATTAACCAGTTCTGCTGGAGGAACCTGTTCTCCTGTATCAACCTGTTGAGGATTCTGAACAAGCTGACCAAGTGGAAGCACTCCAGAACCATG ATGCTGGTGGTGTTCAAGTCTGCACCTATCCTGAAGAGGGCACTGAAGGTCAAACAGGCCATGATGCAGCTGTATGTCCTCAAGCTGCTCAAAGTGCAAACCAAGTACTTGGGCCGCCAGTGGAGGAAGAGCAACATGAAGACCATGTCTGCCATCTACCAGAAGGTCCGCCATCGCCTCAATGACGATTGGGCTTACGGTAACG CAGACCTGGATGCGCGGCCCTGGGACTTCCAGGCAGAGGAGTGTGCTCTGCGCGCCAACATTGAGCGCTTCAACAGCCGCCGCTACGACAACAACCAGAGCAACCCTGACTTCCTGCCCGTGGACAACTGCCTGCAGAGCGTTCTGGGACAGCGTGTCGACCTGCCGGAGGACTTCCAGATGAACTATGACCTCTGGCTGGAGCGGGAGGTCTTCTCCAAGCCAATATCCTGGGAAGAGCTACTGCAATGA
- the LOC118400285 gene encoding striatin-interacting protein 1 homolog isoform X2 translates to MDVGGNGGGLIVNNKQRAMLPNKSRGEFVRNQRKDSEGFSESPDLEFEYADTDKWSAELSELYSYTEGPEFLLNRKCFEEEFRIHVSDDKWTELDVSQHRAHAMRLLDGLEVITREKRLKVARAILYMAQGTFAECSSEAEVQHWMRYNIFLLLDVGTFTALVELLNMEVDNSAACSSAVRKPAISLADSTDLRVLLNIMYLMVETIQQEDPADSPEWRATRETFKTELGSPLYNNEPISVMLFGMVTKFCSGHAPHFPMKKVLLLLWKSILFTLGGFEQLQNIKVRKREQLRLPPLPEDSIRVIRSMRAASPPASASDLIEQQQKRARREHKSLTKQDNLDAFNEKDPYKSDDPREDEDDNDDNDNSMEVEPFPMERDEVMPPPIPHPPSERVNFPKGLPWAPKVREKDIEHFLESSRSKFIGYTLGNDTDTVVGLPRPIHESIRTLKQHKYISIAEIQIAKEDEFQKTPLSGGEEDVEMCSTELLYQGILPSLPQYMIALLKILLAAAPTSKAKTDSINILADVLPEEMPTTVLQSMKLGVDVNRHKEIIVKAISAILLLLLKHFKLNHIYQFEYMAQHLVFANCIPLILKFFNQNIMSYITAKNGISVLDFPYCVVHDLPELTAESLEAGDINQFCWRNLFSCINLLRILNKLTKWKHSRTMMLVVFKSAPILKRALKVKQAMMQLYVLKLLKVQTKYLGRQWRKSNMKTMSAIYQKVRHRLNDDWAYGNDLDARPWDFQAEECALRANIERFNSRRYDNNQSNPDFLPVDNCLQSVLGQRVDLPEDFQMNYDLWLEREVFSKPISWEELLQ, encoded by the exons ATGGACGttggtggtaatggtggtggaTTGATTGTTAACAATAAACAGAGGGCTATGTTACCCAACAAAAGTAGGGGCGAATTTGTCCGTAATCAAAGAAAAGACTCGGAG GGCTTCTCTGAGTCTCCAGACCTCGAGTTTGAGTATGCAGATACAGACAAGTGGTCTGCTGAACTGTCAG AGCTATACAGTTACACTGAAGGACCAGAATTTCTTCTCAACAGAAAATGCTTTGAGGAGGAATTCCGAATTCATG TGTCTGATGATAAATGGACTGAGCTGGACGTGTCTCAACACAGAGCTCACGCCATGCGTCTACTGGACGGCCTGGAGGTGATCACCAGGGAGAAGAGGCTGAAGGTGGCCAGGGCCATCCTTTACATGGCTCAGG GGACATTTGCAGAGTGCAGCTCTGAGGCAGAAGTGCAGCACTGGATGAGGTACAACATCTTCCTGCTGCTGGATGTTGGCACCTTCACTGCTCTGGTGGAGCTGCTCAACATGGAGGTTGA TAACAGTGCTGCCTGTAGCAGTGCAGTCAGAAAGCCAGCAATCTCCTTGGCTGACAGCACAGACCTCAG GGTGCTGCTCAACATCATGTATCTGATGGTGGAGACCATCCAGCAGGAGGACCCAGCTGACTCACCTGAGTGGAGGGCCACCAGGGAGACCTTTAAAACAGAGCtgg gctcTCCTCTGTACAACAATGAGCCCATCTCTGTCATGCTTTTTGGCATGGTGACCAAGTTCTGCAGTGGCCACGCACCCCACTTCCCCATGAAGAAGGTTCTTCTGCTGCTGTGGAAGAGCATACTG TTCACCCTCGGGGGGTTTGAACAGCTCCAGAACATTAAGGTGCGTAAGCGAGAGCAGCTGCGCTTGCCCCCCCTCCCAGAGGACAGCATCCGGGTCATCAGGAGCATGAGGGCAGCATCGCCTCCAGCTTCTGCCTCTGACCTCATCGAACAGCAGCAAAAACGGGCACGTCGTGAACACAAG TCCCTGACAAAACAGGACAACCTGGATGCCTTCAATGAGAAGGACCCCTACAAGTCAGATGACCCTCGTGAAGATGAGGATGACAACGATGACAATGACAACTCCATGGAGGTGGAGCCTTTTCCCATGGAGCGGGATGAGGTCATGCCCCCGCCCATCCCACACCCCCCCTCAGAGAGGGTGAACTTCCCCAAGGGTCTGCCCTGGGCACCCAAAGTCAG GGAAAAGGACATAGAACATTTCCTGGAATCAAGTAGAAGCAAATTTATTGGCTATACGCTTGGAAA TGACACAGATACAGTTGTCGGCCTACCCAGACCCATCCATGAAAGCATCAGAAcattgaagcag CATAAGTACATCTCTATAGCTGAGATTCAGATTGCCAAGGAGGATGAGTTTCAGAAAACTCCATTGTCAGGG GGGGAAGAGGATGTGGAGATGTGCTCCACTGAGCTGCTATACCAGGGCATTCTTCCCAGCTTGCCTCAGTACATG ATTGCCCTGCTTAAGATCCTGCTGGCTGCAGCCCCCACCTCCAAGGCCAAGACAGACTCCATCAACATCCTGGCAGATGTGCTGCCTGAGGAGATGCC GACCACGGTGCTCCAGAGCATGAAGCTCGGTGTAGATGTTAACCGCCACAAGGAGATCATTGTTAAGGCCATCTCTGCCATCCTGCTGCTGCTTCTCAAACACTTCAAACTCAATCACATCTACCAG TTTGAGTACATGGCTCAGCACCTGGTGTTTGCCAACTGTATTCCTCTCATTCTCAAGTTCTTCAACCAGAACATCATGTCTTACATCACAGCCAAAAACGG TATTTCTGTGCTGGACTTCCCTTACTGTGTGGTGCATGACCTTCCGGAACTTACTGCAGAGAGTTTG GAGGCTGGAGACATTAACCAGTTCTGCTGGAGGAACCTGTTCTCCTGTATCAACCTGTTGAGGATTCTGAACAAGCTGACCAAGTGGAAGCACTCCAGAACCATG ATGCTGGTGGTGTTCAAGTCTGCACCTATCCTGAAGAGGGCACTGAAGGTCAAACAGGCCATGATGCAGCTGTATGTCCTCAAGCTGCTCAAAGTGCAAACCAAGTACTTGGGCCGCCAGTGGAGGAAGAGCAACATGAAGACCATGTCTGCCATCTACCAGAAGGTCCGCCATCGCCTCAATGACGATTGGGCTTACGGTAACG ACCTGGATGCGCGGCCCTGGGACTTCCAGGCAGAGGAGTGTGCTCTGCGCGCCAACATTGAGCGCTTCAACAGCCGCCGCTACGACAACAACCAGAGCAACCCTGACTTCCTGCCCGTGGACAACTGCCTGCAGAGCGTTCTGGGACAGCGTGTCGACCTGCCGGAGGACTTCCAGATGAACTATGACCTCTGGCTGGAGCGGGAGGTCTTCTCCAAGCCAATATCCTGGGAAGAGCTACTGCAATGA